AATAGAAGCAGTTTATCCGTACCTTACCTACCATTGCATAGACTATGTTTTTTCTGCAAGAATCCGTAAAGAAAATACAAGTATACGGAATCTGAACACGGAATTCTTCTTGCTTAAAGAATTTCCCTTCGTGGAGCAGTGCATGGACAGAATTCACTGTGAACGGAAAACTATAGGCAAATATATAAGCTCACTGCTTATTTTAAAAAGATCGTATTTCCTACTGTCATTTTATAAGTATATACAAAAAAAACTTCTGGCATAAAGTTAGGAGATAAATATATGGATGTTAATCAAAAAATAATAATTGATCTTCTGTCTTGCGTACTCCGGAAGAGAGTGCCAGATGAGAGTATAGTAAAAGGTGCAGAATGGAATGCTCTATGGAAGGAAGCCAGAGCTCACGATATATCTGCTATGCTATACCCTGCTCTGAAAAATCTTACTGCTTTTAAAAAGCAGAGTAAGGAGCTGCAGGATAAATGGCAGCGTTCAGCACTGGTAGCTGCATCAATGCAGAGTTATTGCTTCATGGAAATTGTGAGAGTATTCGAGGCATTCAAGGAGAATGGCATTTCTGTTATTGCACTGAAGGGGCTTATTCTCAGGAAACTATACCCTCAGCCTGAGCTCCGCACAATGGGCGATGCCGATATTCTGGTACATAATGAAGATTTAGGCCGTGTGAGGGATTTACTTACAACCATGGGATATACCCCCGATAGCGACAACGAGGTGCATATCCACTTCAATCATCCAAATTGTCTTCCTATAGAAGTACACTGGTCACTGATCAATGAAAGATTTGTAAAAGGTGCTGAAAAATGGGAAAAAACTGTATGGGAAAATTCTGTGCCGGCAGACGGACTCGGTGGGTCCGCTCTGATGCTTTCTCTTGAAGATCACATACTCCATCTTTGTCTTCACATGGCAGTTCACATAATGCATTCTGGTTTTGGTCTGCGTCAGCTCTGTGATCTGGTCTTGCTTATCGAATCGGCAAGTAAAGATATTGACTGGGACTTATTCTGCCAGAAGGCAAAGTTCTGCAGATTGGAACGCTTTACATGGGCAATCCTTCAGGTATGCAGCAAGTTCTTCAACCTGGAGGTTCCGGAGCCTGTAAAAAAACTTACCCATGGAGACAGCAAGTATATACAGCTTCTGGAATATGACGTATTCTCATCGGGAACCTACGGTAACAAAACCTCAGTAAGGCAAATGGGTAATTTGCTTCTTAGAGATGAAAATTATAAAAATTCCGACCCATCAGCCGGAAAACTAAAATACTACTTTAAGCTCGCTTTCCCATCTTCACTGGAACTTGGTGAAAAATACAATTATGCCAGAAGGCATCCCATACTCCTGCCTGCAGCGTGGATTCAGCGGCTTATCAGGAGTCTGTACCGCAAGGATTTGTCGATATCCGACAAACTTGCTCTACCGGAGCTTTATGGCAACCGTGCTAAGCTGATTGACTGGCTGAATCTGAAATAAGCTTTTCGCCATGTTCAAAAATACATCCATCCTCAAGCTTCATTACCCTATTGCATATTTTTAAAGCCGATGGACGGTGTGTGATTATTATGCATGTACGGGCCGGACTCAATCTCTTAATAGAATTCAGTACTTTCATCTCAGTATCTGCATCCAATGCCGAGGTAGCCTCATCCAGAACAAGCACCGGAGTCTTTCTGAGTAGTGCGCGGGCTATAGAAAGACGCTGTGCTTGTCCTTCGGAAAGTCCTAGTCCCCTTTCTCCGATTTTTGTATCAAGGCCGTCTTTCAAATCGTGTACAAACTCCCATGCGCAAGCTGTGCGGAGTGCATCAGTCAGCTCCTTTTCTGTTGCATTTATGTTGCCAAGCCTGAGATTTTCGGAAATAGTACCGGAAAATAAAGTATTGCCTTGCGGCACATAAGATACCAATGTACGGTTTGAAGCTGATGCCTCAGCTTTTTCACCATTCTCATCATAAAAGAAGAGTTTACCGTTAGCAGGTTTAAGCAGTGAAAGCAGCAAACGTATAATTGTAGTTTTTCCTTCACCGGAAGACCCGACAACTGCGACAATTTCCCCGGGTTTTATATC
The sequence above is drawn from the Clostridia bacterium genome and encodes:
- a CDS encoding nucleotidyltransferase family protein; the protein is MDVNQKIIIDLLSCVLRKRVPDESIVKGAEWNALWKEARAHDISAMLYPALKNLTAFKKQSKELQDKWQRSALVAASMQSYCFMEIVRVFEAFKENGISVIALKGLILRKLYPQPELRTMGDADILVHNEDLGRVRDLLTTMGYTPDSDNEVHIHFNHPNCLPIEVHWSLINERFVKGAEKWEKTVWENSVPADGLGGSALMLSLEDHILHLCLHMAVHIMHSGFGLRQLCDLVLLIESASKDIDWDLFCQKAKFCRLERFTWAILQVCSKFFNLEVPEPVKKLTHGDSKYIQLLEYDVFSSGTYGNKTSVRQMGNLLLRDENYKNSDPSAGKLKYYFKLAFPSSLELGEKYNYARRHPILLPAAWIQRLIRSLYRKDLSISDKLALPELYGNRAKLIDWLNLK